The following are encoded together in the Glycine max cultivar Williams 82 chromosome 8, Glycine_max_v4.0, whole genome shotgun sequence genome:
- the LOC100810135 gene encoding homologous-pairing protein 2 homolog: MAPKSDSAEAIVLNFVNEQNRPVNAQNVADALQKFNLKKAAIQKALDNLADGGRISFKEYGKQKIYLARQDQFQIPNTEELNQMKEQNAELQKQLEDQKKATSEVEAEIKSLQSNLTLEQIFEREVNLRLEVQEMEEKLTKLRGGVTLVKPEERKAVENMLSEMIGQWRKRKRMFKDLWDTLTENSPKDPKEFKEELGIEYDEDVGVSLQSYNDLIQQGKKRPRGK, encoded by the exons ATGGCACCAAAATCCGATAGCGCCGAAG CGATCGTGTTAAACTTCGTCAACGAG caAAATAGGCCGGTGAATGCACAGAACGTGGCGGATGCATTGCAAAAGTTCAATCTCAAGAAAGCGGCGATTCAGAAAGCGTTGGATAATCTGGCAGATGGAGGTCGAATTTCGTTCAAGGAGTATGGGAAGCAGAAGATATACCTTGCGCGGCAAGATCAATTTCAAATTCCCAACACTGAAGAGCTGAATCAGATGAAGGAACAGAATGCTGAGCTGCAAAAACAGCTGGAGGATCAGAAAAAGGCTACTAGTGAGGTTGAAGCCG AAATTAAGTCATTGCAATCAAATTTGACACTGGAACAGATATTTGAAAGAGAAGTGAATCTGAGATTGGAG GTTCAAGAAATGGAGGAAAAATTGACCAAGTTACGTGGAGGTGTTACTCTGGTGAAGCCAGAAGAACGAAAGGCAGTTGAGAATATGTTGTCAGAGATGATAGGTCAGTGGAGAAAGCGGAAAAGAATGTTCAAGGATTTATGGGATACCCTCACTGAGAACTCACCTAAGGATCCCAAAGAATTTAAG GAGGAGCTTGGAATAGAATATGATGAAGATGTTGGGGTAAGTTTGCAGTCATACAATGACCTGATTCAACAGGGTAAGAAGAGGCCTAGGGGGAAGTGA